AGGGGCACACGGCGTCGGCCGGGCGGGAGCCGTGCAGCAGGAACACGTTCACCATGCCGTCCACGCAGGGGTTGTTCGCCATCGCGTACTGGCCGTGCGTCGGGGAGTCGTCCACCGAGACCATGCTGACCCCGCCGGCCGCGTCCACGGCGGCGCCGCCCTGCTCGTAGGCGGTCTGCGGGTCGAACTCGCCTTGGACGACGAGCACGTTCGCCGCGACTTCGGGCGGCAGCTGCGGCAACTCCTGGCGCGGGGCGTCGGACCAGTACCCGCAGGTCTCGCTCAGCCCGTAGGCCCAGCCGTTCAGCGGCAGGTCCGGTCCTTGGTGGTCGCTGAGCTCTTCGTACCACTGCGCGGAGCGGGTCGGCTGGTCACCGCAGGCGACGGCGTACCGCGTTCCGGACACCGGCGCGTAGTCCTCGGCGAGGCCGTCGGCGACCCGCTGCGGGGTCAGTTCGGTGAGCGGGACGCCGAAGTTCGCCCGCGCCTGCTCGTCGAGCATCGTCTGCAACGCCGCGGAGCGGGCCGGTTCCGGTGGCTGTCCGTTCATCTCGTTGATGCCGGCGATGAGCACCGAGCTCGACAACGCCCAGCCGATCTCGCTGCCCACACCGACGAACATCGCGTCGAAGCTGTCCGGGGCGATGCCCTGCGCGGCGTAGAACGCGCGCACGTCTTCCCAGGTGCGCCGCGCGGAGTCGACGTCGGTGCCGACGAGTTCGGGGAACTGCCGGGTCGTCCACGGCAGGTACACGTCGTCGAACCAGCGCTGGCCGATGCGCGGGAAGTCCTCGAACGCGGCCTGCAACCTGCCTTGCCAGTTCACGTTCGAGTCGAGGATCATCCGGCCCGAATTGTGCGGGAATAGGGAGGCGTATTTCGCGCCGAGCCAGGTCCCGTAGGAATAGCCGAGGTAGTTGAGCTTCTCCTCGTGCAGGAGTGCGCGGATGAGATCCATGTCGTGGGCGGTCTGCCAGGTCGTGATGTACGGGGCGACCGCGTCGCTCTGGCAGGCTTCGGCGATGGCGCGGGGAGTTTTCTGATGTTCGGCGATGCTCTCCGCGGAGCGGTCCCGCGCGTCCAGGTCGGTGCCTCGGGGTAATCGGTCGAGGGGCACGTCGCACAGGAATCCCGGCTGTTGCGGTGCGTCCGCGCCTTCGTGGCCGGTGCCGCGCGGGTCCATCCCGATGAGGTCGTACCCCTGGTGCAGGTCCGGTTCGATCCCGGCGATCGAGCCGGCCATCGAGCTGCCCTGCGCGCCGGGTCCGCCGGGGTTGACCAGCAGCGATCCTTGTCGTTCGCCGCCGGCTCGCACTCGGCTGATGGAGACCGCCAGGTCGGGTCCGGCTTCCGGGTTCGCCCAGTCGCGGGGCACGGTCACGACGGCGCACTCGGCGGGCAGGGCGCCTTCGGCCGGTTCGAACGGGCAGGGGCCCCAGGCGAGCTGCTGGCCGGAGTACTTCGGCGGGGCGGTGTTCTCGGCGGCAGAGGCGACGCCGGGCAGGCCGGTCACCGCCAGTCCCAGGCAGGCGGCGGTGAGCGCCGCCCGCTTCGCTGAATCACGCATCGAACCTCCAGTGAGAAGTGGTCGGATCGATTGTTCGC
This window of the Saccharopolyspora gloriosae genome carries:
- a CDS encoding alpha/beta fold hydrolase — protein: MRDSAKRAALTAACLGLAVTGLPGVASAAENTAPPKYSGQQLAWGPCPFEPAEGALPAECAVVTVPRDWANPEAGPDLAVSISRVRAGGERQGSLLVNPGGPGAQGSSMAGSIAGIEPDLHQGYDLIGMDPRGTGHEGADAPQQPGFLCDVPLDRLPRGTDLDARDRSAESIAEHQKTPRAIAEACQSDAVAPYITTWQTAHDMDLIRALLHEEKLNYLGYSYGTWLGAKYASLFPHNSGRMILDSNVNWQGRLQAAFEDFPRIGQRWFDDVYLPWTTRQFPELVGTDVDSARRTWEDVRAFYAAQGIAPDSFDAMFVGVGSEIGWALSSSVLIAGINEMNGQPPEPARSAALQTMLDEQARANFGVPLTELTPQRVADGLAEDYAPVSGTRYAVACGDQPTRSAQWYEELSDHQGPDLPLNGWAYGLSETCGYWSDAPRQELPQLPPEVAANVLVVQGEFDPQTAYEQGGAAVDAAGGVSMVSVDDSPTHGQYAMANNPCVDGMVNVFLLHGSRPADAVCPSVPLLGEDEVFPVDGPVTSAPAPMPADIGTGPDHPELRRSLQDQISRATHTPAA